In Vicinamibacterales bacterium, the DNA window GCTGCAGCGTCGCGCAGGCATCCAGCGCGAACGACCGCGCGCGACCGTCACGCTCCATGGCGCCGGCCATGGCGCTCGCGGCCAGCAGCAGGTGCCAGACGGCGTCGGCGGCCACAGCCGGTGGCGAAGAAATGCTCTCTGGCGACACCTCCCATCACTATGCCATACTCACCAGCGTCTCTTTAACGCGGGCCCGCGAGTCCGAGAAGAGGTGTCCATGACCACATTCCTGCCACTCGGGCGGCGCATGCCGCAGATGCTCCCAACACACTCATGAAACGCTTGCTCAAGGGCGGCCGCGTCGTCGACCCGGCCAACGGACGCGACGGCATCTTCGATGTGCTGATCGACGGCGATCGCATTGCCGAGGTAGGTCAGGATCTGAAGGCCGACGGCGCCGAGGTGATCCAGATTCCGGCCGGCCTCGTGGTGTGCCCCGGCCTCATCGACATGCACGTGCACCTGCGTGAGCCCGGGCAGGAACACAAAGAGACAGTGGCGACCGGCGTGGCCTCGGCGGTGGCCGGCGGATTCACCGCCGTGGCGTGCATGCCGAACACCAAGCCGGTGAACGACAACGCCGGTGTCACCAAGCTCATTCTGCAGAAGGCGGCGGAAGCGAACCTGGCGCGTGTGTATCCGATCGGCGCCGTCTCTCGCGGGCAGAAGGGCGAAGAGCTCGCCGACATCGCGGAGCTAAGAGACGCCGGCTGTGTCGCCGTCACCGACGATGGCTTGCCGGTGGCAACGGCGCTCCTGGCCAGGCGCGCGCTCGAGTACACCAGCATGTTCGACATGCCGGTGATCGAGCACTGCGAAGACCAGACGCTCAAGGGCGACGGCGTGGCTCACGAGGGCCCGGTGGCGGCTTCGCTCGGCCTGCGCGGCATTCCCGGTGTGGCCGAGGCCATCACCGCGGGCCGCGACATCCTGCTCGCCGAGATGACCGGCGGCCATATTCACATCGCGCACATGAGCGCGTGGACCACCATCGAAGCAGTCCGCCAGGGCAAGAGCCGCGGCGTCAAGGTCACTTGCGAGGTGTGCCCGCACCACTTCACACTGACCGACGACATGCTGGCGGCGCCGGTGGCCTACGACACCAACACCAAGATGAACCCGCCGCTGCGCGAGGCCCGCGACCGCGACGCGATGATCGCCGGCATCGTTGACGGCACGGTGGACGTGATTTCGACCGACCACGCGCCGCATCACTACGACGAGAAGAACGTGGAGTTCGACCGCGCCCCGTTCGGCATTGTCGGCCTCGAGACGGCCGTGCCGATCACGCTGGACCGGCTGGTGCACACCGGCCTGATCTCGCTGTCGCGCATGGTCGAGTTGATGTCGGTGAATCCGGCGAA includes these proteins:
- a CDS encoding dihydroorotase yields the protein MKRLLKGGRVVDPANGRDGIFDVLIDGDRIAEVGQDLKADGAEVIQIPAGLVVCPGLIDMHVHLREPGQEHKETVATGVASAVAGGFTAVACMPNTKPVNDNAGVTKLILQKAAEANLARVYPIGAVSRGQKGEELADIAELRDAGCVAVTDDGLPVATALLARRALEYTSMFDMPVIEHCEDQTLKGDGVAHEGPVAASLGLRGIPGVAEAITAGRDILLAEMTGGHIHIAHMSAWTTIEAVRQGKSRGVKVTCEVCPHHFTLTDDMLAAPVAYDTNTKMNPPLREARDRDAMIAGIVDGTVDVISTDHAPHHYDEKNVEFDRAPFGIVGLETAVPITLDRLVHTGLISLSRMVELMSVNPAKILHVPGGSLSVGAPADITILALDLPVTVDKTKLVSKSKNTPFDGWSFKGGVAATIVGGRTVYANPAVKLT